The segment CGCGACGGCGGCGACGCGCCCGAGCTCTGGATCGCGGGAGGCATCGGCCTGACGCCGTTCCTCTCGCGCGTCCGCGAGCTGAGCCCGGCGCGGCCCGCGGACGTCCATCTCGTCTACTGCGTCCAGGACGAGACCCGGGCGCATTTCCGGGCGGAGCTCGAGGGCGTCGCGGCGAAGGTCCCCGGCTTCCGCCTGTGGATGCATCACTTCGCGCGGGAAGGGCCGCTGACGGCGGCCTTCCTCCGGTCGCGCTGCCCGGATTTCGCCGGGCGCGAGATCTTCGTCTGCGGCCCGCCGGCGCTGATCGCCGCCGCGCGGGAGGAGCTGCGCCGCGCGGGCGTTCCCTCCGCGCGCGTGCGCTCCGAGGATTTCAACTGGCTATGAAGCGCTTCATCCTCGCGGCGTTCATCTCCTTCCTCTCGAGCGCGGCGACGATAGGTCTCCTCGGGCGCCTGGCCCCGCCCGACCGGCCGGCGGCCGCGGCGGAGAGACGCGTCTCCGCCGCGGAGCTGGCCCGCCACGCCGCCGCCGAGGATTGCTGGCTGGCCGTCGAGGGCGGCGTCTACGACGTGACCGCGTACGTTCCCGCGCATCCCGCCCCGCGCCGCGCGCTGACCGACTGGTGCGGCAAGGAGGCCACGCGGGCCTTCCTCACCAAGGGCGTCGGCCGGCCCCACGGCGAGGAGGCGCGGGCCCTGCTGGAGACCTTGCGCGTCGGCGCGCTGCGCTGAGCCGCCCTGGCTCTTCCGTTGCGCCTTAGGCAGGTGACTGGCGGAGGACACCGTGGACGGGCAAGGAGACGCGGGAGCGGACGATCGTTGGCTCAAGGACAAGCGGGAGAAGAGCCGGATCTACCTGGCCATGAAGGAGGGACCTATGTCGATCTTCTACATGTTCGCGATCGCCGCCGCCTTCCTGTTTTTCCGCGGCCACGGGCGCTGAGCGGCCTCAGCGCGGGCGGTGGGGCAGCGCGTTCTTCTGCAGC is part of the Elusimicrobiota bacterium genome and harbors:
- a CDS encoding cytochrome b5 domain-containing protein, encoding MKRFILAAFISFLSSAATIGLLGRLAPPDRPAAAAERRVSAAELARHAAAEDCWLAVEGGVYDVTAYVPAHPAPRRALTDWCGKEATRAFLTKGVGRPHGEEARALLETLRVGALR